In one Musa acuminata AAA Group cultivar baxijiao chromosome BXJ2-5, Cavendish_Baxijiao_AAA, whole genome shotgun sequence genomic region, the following are encoded:
- the LOC135612810 gene encoding uncharacterized protein LOC135612810, giving the protein MPLWKDKVAGKLSRLLAETPSAPSPRPVDSAVAPPEPQEIGSQEFVSPKRSSFFSRVLSLLNPASCGIDASERKSPTNSYGGSSSSRRRRKLKFFAQKDRSPNCLEESVPRSESDAVSEGSKRNMDHFSDNPNGSHILDKASTSHDSAEYLCYLTDKSVFMSAILFEFFGSCLPNIVKGCQWILLYSTWKHGISLHTLLRNSINLPGPCLLIVGDMQGAVFGGFFDGPLKPAPKMKYQGTTQTFVFTTIYGEPRLFRATGANRYYYLCLNDVLAFGGGGSFALSLDEDLLHGISGPCETFGNLCLAHSPEFELKNVELWGFAHSSQYLT; this is encoded by the exons ATGCCGTTGTGGAAGGACAAGGTGGCGGGGAAGCTGTCCCGGCTCCTCGCCGAAACCCCCTCGGCCCCTTCCCCTCGGCCCGTGGATTCCGCCGTCGCTCCGCCGGAGCCGCAG GAAATTGGTTCACAAGAATTTGTTTCTCCAAAGAGATCTTCTTTCTTTTCACGCGTTTTATCTCTTCTGAACCCAGCAAGTTGTGGTATCGATGCAAGTGAGCGAAAATCACCTACTAATTCATATGGTGGCAGTTCGTCATCACGGAGAAGacggaaattaaaattttttgcaCAGAAAGATAGATCACCTAATTGTCTTGAGGAAAGTGTACCACGAAGTGAGAGTGATGCAGTATCTGAGGGTTCAAAGAGAAACATGGACCATTTCTCTGACAATCCCAATGGCTCTCACATACTTGACAAAGCTTCTACATCACATGACTCTGCTGAATATCTTTGTTATCTCACAGACAAGTCTGTATTCATGTCTGCCATCCTTTTTGAGTTTTTTGGGTCATGTTTGCCTAATATTGTGAAGGGGTGCCAATGGATTCTTTTGTATAG CACATGGAAACATGGAATATCACTTCACACGCTTCTTCGTAACAGTATTAACCTTCcaggtccatgtcttttg ATTGTTGGAGATATGCAAGGTGCTGTATTTGGTGGCTTTTTTGATGGCCCTTTAAAGCCTGCACCTAAAATGAAGTACCAA GGCACAACTCAAACCTTTGTGTTCACTACAATTTATGGGGAACCAAGGCTTTTCAGAGCAACTG GTGCAAATAGATACTACTACTTGTGCTTGAATGATGTACTGGCATTTGGTGGGGGTGGAAGCTTTGCATTGTCCCTTGACGAAGATTT GTTACATGGAATTAGTGGCCCATGTGAAACATTTGGAAACTTATGCTTGGCTCATAGTCCAGAATTCGAATTGAAGAATGTTGAG TTGTGGGGTTTCGCTCATTCATCTCAATATCTCACCTAA
- the LOC103985933 gene encoding zinc finger protein CONSTANS-LIKE 4-like, with amino-acid sequence MAGSGCSPMPLAATDISAMDDSSFKVGRLSVEARKEKIDRYMKKRAERNFSKKIKYACRKTLADSRPRVRGRFAKNDELGETAKSGSSNNDFDDEGEVAVKEEDILDSDILTHISGVNSFSYNFTLESWI; translated from the exons ATGGCAGGAAGTGGCTGCAGCCCAATGCCTCTGGCAGCTACTGATATATCGGCAATGGATGATTCCAGCTTCAAAGTAGGGCGCCTGTCAGTGGAGGCGAGGAAGGAGAAGATCGACAGATACATGAAGAAGAGAGCTGAGAGAAACTTCAGCAAAAAGATCAAG TATGCTTGTAGAAAAACTCTAGCAGACAGCAGACCAAGAGTCCGTGGGCGGTTTGCAAAGAATGATGAACTTGGAGAGACAGCAAAGTCTGGTTCCAGTaacaatgattttgatgatgagggAGAA GTGGCGGTGAAGGAAGAAGACATACTTGACTCGGACATCCTTACGCACATTAGTGGTGTGAACTCTTTTTCGTACAACTTTACTCTAGAATCTTGGATATGA
- the LOC103985671 gene encoding pentatricopeptide repeat-containing protein At3g24000, mitochondrial-like: MPAASFPPAMDPARLHARLIKVSSTDRALHNNLITLYSLSPSTLPSALRLFRCLPFTPTAASWTAIISAHSNDPAAALRLLVSMLRRPKIPSQATLSALLKTLSSSLPSFLFSGLQIHALAHKIALPRLPFAGSALVHFYCKARRPRDALNAFEEIPDQDEVCYGALVVGLAQNHCAADALSVFATMRSDSAVSSTMYSVSGALRAAAHLAALEQSRIIHAHAVVAGLETNLVVSTTLVDAYGKSGIASDARKVFEGMVTDANLVMWNAMLGAYAQQGDSERATQLFNEMLRQDFRPDEYTFLALLTACSNAGLADESERWIELMTSRYGVVPGLEHYTCLVGVMARVGRLADAERLALTMPCEPDAAVWRTLLSGSVVHHAVDMATVAGRRLLELDHRDDSAYVMLANIYSSTGKKDETAKVWTEMRDHGVKKEGGRSWIEVRGEVHVFIAGDRKHERMAEIHAKLMELMEEVGKLGYKETDEDLWYHSERLAVAFGVVSGSVPKGKSLRVVKNLRICGDCHEFFKYVSRVIGREIVVRDVNRYHMFQEGCCTCKDYW; encoded by the coding sequence ATGCCGGCGGCCTCCTTCCCGCCGGCAATGGACCCAGCCCGCCTCCATGCACGACTCATCAAGGTCTCCTCCACCGACCGCGCCCTTCACAACAACCTCATCACCCTCTACTCCCTCTCACCTTCCACCCTTCCCTCGGCCCTCCGCCTCTTCCGCTGCCTCCCCTTCACCCCCACCGCCGCCTCATGGACCGCCATCATCTCCGCCCATTCCAACGACCCCGCCGCTGCCCTACGCCTCCTCGTCTCCATGCTCCGCCGCCCCAAGATCCCCTCCCAGGCCACCCTTTCCGCCCTCCTCAAGaccctctcctcctccctcccatcATTTCTCTTCTCCGGCCTGCAGATCCACGCCCTCGCCCACAAGATCGCCCTCCCTCGCCTCCCCTTCGCTGGCTCTGCACTCGTCCACTTCTACTGCAAAGCCCGCCGTCCGCGGGATGCCCTCAATGCGTTCGAAGAAATTCCTGATCAAGATGAGGTTTGTTACGGTGCGTTGGTCGTTGGTCTGGCGCAGAACCATTGTGCGGCCGATGCCTTAAGTGTCTTTGCCACAATGAGGTCAGACTCTGCTGTTTCGTCGACCATGTATAGTGTATCCGGCGCCTTACGTGCTGCGGCTCACTTGGCTGCGCTAGAGCAGTCAAGGATCATACATGCTCATGCTGTTGTTGCTGGACTGGAGACCAATCTGGTAGTTAGTACCACCCTGGTTGATGCTTATGGGAAATCGGGTATCGCCTCTGATGCTAGGAAGGTGTTCGAGGGAATGGTAACTGATGCTAATCTAGTCATGTGGAATGCAATGCTAGGGGCATATGCACAACAGGGCGACTCCGAAAGGGCAACCCAGTTGTTCAATGAGATGCTGAGACAAGACTTCCGGCCTGATGAATACACCTTCCTTGCACTGCTCACTGCGTGTAGCAATGCTGGGTTGGCTGATGAGTCCGAGAGATGGATCGAATTGATGACCTCTCGATATGGGGTTGTGCCAGGACTTGAACATTACACATGCTTGGTTGGTGTGATGGCTCGTGTGGGGCGTCTGGCGGATGCAGAGCGCCTTGCCTTGACAATGCCGTGTGAGCCTGATGCAGCAGTCTGGCGGACGCTGCTTTCTGGTTCTGTAGTCCATCATGCAGTGGATATGGCCACGGTTGCTGGCCGGCGGCTCTTAGAACTTGACCACAGGGATGACTCAGCCTATGTCATGCTGGCTAATATATATTCGTCAACAGGGAAAAAGGATGAGACAGCCAAAGTTTGGACAGAGATGAGGGATCATGGAGTAAAGAAGGAAGGTGGCAGGAGTTGGATTGAAGTGAGGGGTGAGGTGCATGTGTTCATCGCAGGGGATAGGAAGCATGAAAGGATGGCAGAGATACATGCCAAGCTGATGGAATTGATGGAGGAAGTCGGCAAACTGGGTTACAAAGAGACGGATGAGGACCTTTGGTACCACAGTGAGAGACTAGCAGTGGCATTTGGAGTAGTGAGTGGATCAGTGCCAAAGGGAAAGTCACTGAGAGTGGTAAAGAATTTGAGGATATGTGGTGACTGCCATGAATTTTTCAAGTATGTGAGTAGGGTGATTGGTAGGGAGATTGTGGTGAGAGATGTCAACAGATACCATATGTTTCAGGAAGGATGTTGCACGTGCAAGGACTATTGGTGA
- the LOC135612809 gene encoding uncharacterized protein LOC135612809: protein MQEDLVFHAAAAQLFGEENEEGICSSIAPRILDFDDDDDVSPLALLNYADDVNSSSSSATAAAVNTGTSASTPPRCWDDVGSFSPFPSIDALFDTPPAQQPDPVPAVCYPSSTSSSSLNPPLPAMFPVPPPYAGNHHLNPFDRQNPMGVDAITNGYPPYSPDAAAFPPSHQHAAAYVQRRQGFAGMEAGGIEACGGPYRFFYAGDILAADVLRPDDGLANPADVAENQRRENDHAWYGQSQAPPTAYGTDDLRVLTVTVSLNAVIFCMASTI from the exons ATGCAGGAGGACTTGGTTTTTCATGCAGCGGCGGCGCAGCTCTTCGGT GAAGAGAATGAGGAGGGCATCTGCAGCTCAATCGCCCCCCGAATCCTTGacttcgacgacgacgacgacgtctCCCCCCTCGCGCTCCTCAACTACGCCGACGACGTCAACTCCTCATCATCTTCCGCCACTGCCGCCGCTGTGAATACCGGCACCTCGGCTTCCACCCCTCCCCGGTGCTGGGACGACGTCGGCTCCTTCTCCCCCTTCCCCTCCATCGACGCGCTCTTCGACACCCCTCCTGCCCAGCAGCCCGACCCCGTCCCCGCTGTCTGCTAcccttcctccacctcctcctcgtcgTTGAACCCTCCTCTTCCCGCCATGTTCCCGGTCCCTCCGCCGTACGCCGGAAACCACCACCTGAACCCCTTCGACCGCCAGAATCCCATGGGCGTCGACGCGATCACGAACGGCTACCCGCCGTACTCCCCCGACGCCGCGGCATTCCCACCGAGCCACCAGCATGCGGCGGCGTACGTGCAGCGGCGGCAGGGGTTCGCGGGGATGGAGGCGGGTGGCATCGAGGCGTGCGGAGGACCGTACCGCTTCTTTTATGCGGGAGATATATTGGCAGCCGACGTGTTGAGGCCCGACGACGGTCTCGCGAACCCAGCAGACGTGGCGGAAAACCAGAGGAGGGAGAATGACCATGCGTGGTACGGGCAGTCGCAGGCACCGCCGACAGCGTACGGCACGGACGACTTACGGGTACTAACTGTTACTGTGTCTTTAAATGCCGTCATATTTTGCATGGCAAGCACGATTTAA